One genomic segment of Paraburkholderia caffeinilytica includes these proteins:
- a CDS encoding bifunctional riboflavin kinase/FAD synthetase, with product MRVFRGLPNAESRAPCALTIGNFDGVHRGHQALLAHVRAAADARGLPVCVMTFEPHPREFFNPAGAPPRIAMLRDKLEALRTNGVDRVVVEHFNHTFASQSPDTFVERIIVNGLHARWVMIGDDFRYGAKRAGDFASLKAAGQQYGFEVEQMATVADPSGARISSSGVRAALVAGDLDSARAALGRDYLISGHVVHGMKLGRDLGFPTLNLPIAHKRPALAGIFIVRVHGVADVPLPGVASLGLRPTVDDSGRVLLEVHLLDWHGDAYGKLVRVEFLKKLRDEEKYVDLETLTAAIARDVANARAWFAAVGAGTPGSRSTGFATSATDRIR from the coding sequence GTGAGAGTCTTCCGCGGTCTTCCCAATGCCGAAAGCCGTGCGCCCTGCGCACTGACCATCGGCAACTTCGACGGTGTCCACCGCGGCCATCAGGCTTTGCTCGCCCATGTCCGGGCCGCAGCCGATGCACGCGGCCTGCCCGTCTGCGTGATGACCTTCGAGCCGCACCCGCGCGAGTTCTTCAACCCCGCCGGCGCGCCGCCGCGAATCGCCATGCTGCGCGACAAGCTCGAGGCGCTGCGCACCAACGGGGTCGACCGGGTCGTGGTCGAGCATTTCAATCACACCTTCGCGAGCCAGTCGCCGGATACGTTTGTCGAACGGATCATCGTCAACGGGCTGCATGCGCGCTGGGTGATGATCGGCGACGACTTCCGCTACGGCGCGAAGCGTGCAGGCGATTTCGCCTCGCTCAAGGCCGCGGGTCAGCAGTACGGTTTCGAAGTCGAGCAGATGGCAACCGTGGCGGACCCGTCCGGCGCGCGCATTTCCAGCTCGGGTGTGCGGGCGGCGCTGGTCGCGGGCGATCTCGACTCCGCGCGCGCCGCGTTGGGCCGCGATTACCTGATCAGCGGCCATGTCGTGCATGGCATGAAGCTCGGCCGGGACCTCGGTTTCCCCACGCTCAATCTGCCGATCGCGCATAAGCGCCCGGCGCTTGCCGGCATTTTCATCGTGCGTGTGCATGGCGTGGCGGACGTTCCGCTGCCCGGCGTCGCCAGCCTCGGCCTGCGCCCCACCGTCGACGATTCCGGCCGCGTGCTGCTCGAAGTGCACCTGCTCGACTGGCACGGCGACGCGTATGGCAAACTCGTGCGCGTCGAATTCCTCAAGAAGCTGCGCGACGAGGAAAAATACGTCGATCTCGAAACGCTGACCGCCGCCATCGCGCGCGACGTCGCCAATGCGCGCGCGTGGTTCGCGGCCGTCGGCGCCGGCACGCCGGGCAGCCGTTCCACCGGTTTCGCCACCTCGGCCACCGACCGAATTAGATAG